In one Parvibaculum sp. genomic region, the following are encoded:
- the lptF gene encoding LPS export ABC transporter permease LptF: MLKGLSRYIFVQALGPFVVATVVLTGIIWLTQALRMLDVMITQGQTLVAFFQLTALALPSTLIIVLPISLFCALLYTLHKLIADSEIVVMFSAGVSLWAVAKPILAIAMAVSFIVLSFSVYIAPAGMRELKSRIYDIRTDVTSSMIREGTFTNPTTGLTVYVRERAPDGTTHGVLVHDSRNPNEPITYMAETGSMVQGPRGPLLVMFNGNIQRVSRDEAKERGAATLLFFDKYTFDLSPYLKNQPALVYEGRERYFNELVNPSADDTYGQSHRNKLLADAHERLAEGIFPMALALIALAALLPAPFNRRGYAMRMAAAAGAALVLRVAGFALANTSKNDLSIVPLVYLVPLAACAISLAIVGGVRFGPILQRLPLPRLPGSGARS; encoded by the coding sequence ATGTTGAAGGGTTTGTCACGCTATATATTCGTTCAGGCGCTCGGGCCCTTCGTCGTGGCGACCGTGGTGCTGACCGGCATCATCTGGCTGACGCAGGCGCTGCGCATGCTCGACGTGATGATCACGCAGGGCCAGACGCTTGTCGCCTTCTTTCAATTGACCGCGCTCGCCCTGCCCAGCACGCTCATCATCGTGCTGCCGATTTCGCTCTTTTGCGCGCTGCTCTACACACTGCACAAACTCATCGCCGACAGCGAAATCGTGGTGATGTTTTCGGCTGGCGTCAGCCTCTGGGCGGTCGCCAAGCCGATCCTTGCAATCGCAATGGCCGTGTCGTTCATCGTACTGTCCTTCAGCGTCTATATCGCTCCGGCCGGAATGCGGGAACTCAAGAGCCGAATCTACGACATCCGCACGGATGTCACTTCGTCGATGATTCGCGAAGGCACCTTCACCAATCCGACGACCGGCCTGACGGTCTATGTGAGAGAGCGGGCGCCGGACGGCACCACGCACGGCGTTCTGGTGCATGACAGCCGCAATCCCAACGAACCCATCACCTACATGGCCGAAACGGGAAGCATGGTGCAGGGACCGCGTGGTCCGCTGCTGGTGATGTTCAACGGCAATATCCAGCGCGTGTCGCGCGACGAAGCCAAGGAACGCGGCGCCGCTACGTTGCTTTTTTTCGACAAATACACGTTCGACCTTTCGCCCTATCTGAAGAACCAGCCGGCGCTGGTCTATGAGGGGCGTGAACGTTATTTCAACGAACTTGTAAATCCGTCTGCCGACGACACCTACGGCCAGTCGCACCGGAACAAGCTTCTCGCCGACGCCCATGAGCGGCTGGCCGAGGGGATATTCCCGATGGCATTGGCGCTGATAGCTCTTGCCGCGTTGCTTCCGGCACCGTTCAATCGGCGCGGATATGCAATGCGCATGGCCGCGGCGGCGGGTGCTGCGCTGGTGTTGCGTGTTGCGGGTTTCGCGCTCGCCAACACCTCCAAGAACGATCTCAGTATCGTGCCCCTGGTGTATCTCGTGCCGCTCGCGGCATGCGCCATCTCACTCGCCATTGTCGGCGGCGTTCGCTTCGGTCCGATCCTGCAACGGTTGCCACTGCCGCGACTTCCTGGCAGCGGGGCTCGCTCATGA
- the lptG gene encoding LPS export ABC transporter permease LptG codes for MNISWTLSYYLGRQFLLVVLLTFAVFLTLIFTIELVELLRRGANKPGVTFGLLASMALMELPRVGGKTLPFAFLFGGMAAFLRLSRNNELVVARAAGVSVWQFIAPALVVSFVIGSFVVTVYNPLSATLATQFRQFEAKYIDQRTNFLALSSNGLWLRQADSTGQSVVHALRMSEQGVELFDVTIFLYGNANTFLGRIDAREAVLRDGHWALNDVWVLLTNDQPRHYETYQQETSLTAEQVQESFARPDTISFWDLPNFIQTAEAAGFSARRYKLHFHQILATPALLCTMVLVAAAFSMRTARSGGFIQVVLGGIFSGFLVYFLSDLSLALGLSGILPTLLAAWAPSVVVMLLGLAVLFHLEDG; via the coding sequence ATGAATATCTCGTGGACACTGTCATACTATCTGGGCCGGCAGTTTCTGCTTGTCGTGCTGCTGACATTCGCCGTCTTTCTTACCCTCATCTTCACGATCGAGCTTGTCGAACTGCTCCGCCGCGGCGCCAACAAACCGGGCGTTACGTTCGGGCTCCTGGCATCAATGGCACTGATGGAACTGCCCAGAGTCGGCGGCAAAACCTTGCCGTTTGCCTTTCTCTTCGGCGGCATGGCGGCGTTTCTGCGGCTGAGCCGCAACAACGAACTGGTTGTGGCGCGGGCAGCCGGCGTGTCGGTCTGGCAATTCATCGCGCCGGCGCTCGTCGTTTCTTTCGTCATCGGCTCGTTCGTCGTGACGGTCTACAACCCGCTTTCCGCGACACTGGCAACGCAGTTTCGGCAGTTCGAAGCGAAATATATCGATCAGCGAACGAACTTCCTCGCCTTGTCGTCGAACGGGTTGTGGCTGCGTCAGGCCGACTCGACCGGCCAATCGGTCGTTCACGCATTGCGCATGAGCGAACAGGGGGTCGAGCTCTTCGACGTCACGATATTTCTCTATGGCAACGCCAATACGTTCCTCGGACGTATCGACGCACGCGAGGCCGTGCTTCGCGACGGCCATTGGGCGCTAAACGATGTGTGGGTATTGCTCACTAACGACCAACCCCGCCACTACGAGACCTATCAGCAGGAAACGTCGCTAACGGCAGAACAGGTTCAGGAGAGCTTCGCGCGTCCCGATACGATTTCGTTCTGGGACCTGCCGAACTTCATCCAGACCGCCGAAGCGGCCGGCTTTTCGGCGCGGCGCTATAAACTCCATTTCCACCAGATTCTGGCCACGCCCGCGCTGCTCTGCACCATGGTGCTGGTCGCGGCGGCGTTCTCGATGCGTACCGCGCGCTCCGGCGGCTTCATACAGGTCGTCCTCGGCGGCATATTTTCGGGCTTTCTGGTCTATTTCCTCAGCGATCTCTCGCTCGCCCTCGGCCTGTCAGGAATACTGCCAACGCTGCTTGCGGCCTGGGCACCATCGGTCGTGGTCATGCTTTTGGGGCTTGCGGTTCTCTTTCACCTCGAAGACGGTTAG
- a CDS encoding LPS-assembly protein LptD: MTRGQWMGFGGCDLWKGGRVVAMALALCLPAAGAALAQGGTQALAGGPERSFQQSGEVLMQADELTYDHDTRVVTATGHVEIAFGSRVLLADRVTYEETTGVVTADGNVSLLDPQGDVAFADRLVLRNEMKDGVIQTLRVLLSDNSRLAGHDVVRTGGNMTTMHRAVYSPCDICEEKGQTTPLWQIKAFRVIHNREEQRIIYEDAYLEFFGIPVAYVPYFSQPDPTVKRQSGFLPPKLASSSDLGQEVEIPYYWAIAPDKDVTLSPRFTTKEGVIYKGEYRQRIESGQFKMFGTGTWPHTQTAGTPGDADFRGSLFGDGDFVVNEHWRWGFQTELTTDDTYLRKYDMSLATDLINNVNATYVDGRNSFTADAYYFRGLLAADSNATTPWVAPILQYNYSYPEQVAGGRVGFAANAMVLERSAGASSRRISAEVEWDRRRTSAAGIVYRLFASLRGDIYSVEDVPNPSVPGTTFASTTMARGLPTIGTEWSYPLARSDNGFRQVIEPIVQLIYSPDVGNTVKIPDEDSLSFEFDDTNLFSEDRFVGLDRWETGARANVGVRYSVFLPGGGQASALLGQSFRVHDNTSLTPDTGLSDQSSDYVGRISVAPSDDLLVTYRFRIDDERYKIRRNEVNLIGQTGRLSGQFGYAYFAADQSVTFISREEVFLGATVRLDEYWSLFGRTRYDIANDRAVASRIGVGYEDECFDFALSFNQSFIRDRDIEPESSVTLQITLKTLGAARVAGAPGIN, encoded by the coding sequence GTGACACGGGGGCAATGGATGGGGTTTGGCGGCTGCGACCTCTGGAAGGGCGGGCGCGTTGTCGCAATGGCGCTGGCGCTATGCCTGCCGGCCGCCGGTGCCGCGCTGGCGCAGGGCGGCACGCAGGCGCTTGCCGGCGGGCCCGAACGGTCGTTTCAGCAGTCCGGCGAAGTTCTGATGCAGGCCGACGAGTTGACCTACGACCATGACACGCGTGTCGTAACGGCGACGGGGCATGTCGAAATTGCTTTTGGGTCCCGCGTACTTCTCGCCGACCGCGTGACCTACGAAGAGACCACCGGCGTGGTGACCGCTGACGGCAATGTGTCGTTGCTCGATCCGCAAGGCGACGTCGCGTTCGCCGACCGTCTGGTCCTGCGAAATGAAATGAAAGACGGGGTGATCCAGACACTCCGGGTGTTGCTGAGCGACAATTCGCGGCTCGCCGGGCACGACGTCGTACGTACTGGCGGCAACATGACGACGATGCACCGTGCCGTATACAGCCCTTGCGACATTTGCGAGGAAAAAGGTCAGACGACGCCGCTCTGGCAGATCAAGGCATTTCGCGTCATCCACAATCGTGAAGAACAACGCATTATTTATGAGGACGCATATCTGGAATTTTTCGGCATTCCCGTTGCCTATGTTCCCTATTTCTCGCAGCCCGATCCGACCGTGAAGCGGCAATCGGGTTTTCTGCCGCCGAAACTGGCCAGTTCGAGCGATCTCGGCCAGGAAGTGGAAATTCCCTACTACTGGGCTATCGCACCCGACAAGGATGTCACGCTCAGCCCGCGGTTCACGACCAAGGAAGGCGTCATCTATAAAGGCGAATACCGTCAGCGTATCGAGAGCGGGCAATTCAAGATGTTCGGCACCGGCACATGGCCGCATACACAGACGGCCGGAACGCCGGGCGACGCCGATTTTCGCGGCAGCCTGTTCGGTGACGGCGATTTTGTCGTCAATGAGCACTGGCGGTGGGGCTTCCAGACAGAACTTACGACCGACGACACCTATCTGCGCAAATACGACATGTCCTTGGCGACAGACCTCATCAACAATGTCAACGCCACCTATGTCGACGGACGCAACAGCTTTACCGCTGACGCCTATTACTTTCGCGGTCTGCTGGCGGCCGACAGCAACGCGACGACGCCGTGGGTCGCGCCCATTTTGCAGTACAACTATTCGTACCCCGAGCAGGTGGCCGGCGGGCGCGTCGGCTTTGCGGCCAATGCTATGGTGCTCGAGCGCAGCGCCGGCGCGAGTTCGCGGCGCATTTCCGCAGAGGTCGAATGGGACCGGCGCCGCACCAGCGCGGCGGGTATCGTCTATCGGCTATTCGCCAGTCTACGCGGCGACATCTATTCCGTGGAAGATGTACCGAACCCGTCGGTGCCCGGCACCACCTTCGCCAGCACGACGATGGCGCGCGGCCTGCCGACAATCGGCACCGAATGGAGCTATCCGCTGGCCCGTTCCGACAACGGGTTCAGGCAGGTTATCGAACCAATCGTGCAACTCATCTATTCGCCGGATGTCGGCAACACGGTCAAAATTCCCGACGAAGACTCGCTGAGTTTCGAGTTCGACGACACAAACCTCTTCTCGGAAGATCGTTTCGTCGGCCTCGACCGGTGGGAAACGGGTGCGCGTGCAAATGTCGGCGTTCGCTACTCGGTGTTCCTGCCTGGCGGCGGGCAGGCCTCGGCACTTCTCGGACAGAGTTTCCGTGTCCACGACAACACCAGCCTTACGCCCGATACGGGGCTGAGCGATCAATCCTCCGACTATGTCGGCCGGATCAGCGTCGCTCCTTCGGACGATCTTCTCGTAACCTATCGCTTCCGGATCGACGACGAACGCTACAAGATCAGGCGCAATGAGGTGAACCTGATCGGCCAGACCGGCCGCTTGAGCGGCCAGTTCGGGTATGCCTATTTTGCCGCCGACCAGTCGGTGACGTTCATATCGCGCGAGGAAGTTTTCCTCGGCGCGACGGTCAGGCTGGATGAATACTGGAGCCTGTTCGGCCGCACCCGATACGACATCGCCAACGATCGCGCCGTCGCAAGCAGGATCGGTGTCGGCTATGAGGACGAATGCTTCGACTTCGCGCTCAGCTTCAACCAATCCTTCATCCGGGACCGCGACATCGAGCCGGAAAGCTCGGTTACTTTGCAGATTACGCTCAAAACGCTGGGCGCTGCGCGGGTGGCGGGCGCGCCCGGCATCAACTGA
- a CDS encoding peptidylprolyl isomerase translates to MKSDMLASAGTPAGGRLFRSIRGVALACIFVSASLPAGTAIAQDTNQTTDSQAIAAIVNDQIISSYDLEQRVKLVMVSSGIPNTPENVSRIRDQVLRSLVDEYLQRQEARRLNINVTQEELNTALGRIAQRSNMTVEQIEEFLKEGGVSRSALEAQIASDIAWNRVVQQQFGGLVTVGQNEIDEVLRRLEEEADQPRYLISEILITFDSPGHAEEIAAGTQRLVEQMREGAPFEAVARQFSQSASAANGGDIGWVHASQLPDGVGDVVANMQTGMISDPIRTMNGFYIIEVRSMQTGTGADPMRDQYSLMQVLLPLTPDAEAAAVNRRAREAQEFRSQVTSCEMGAELIRKYLSGTSSPPQQVIAGQLEPRVRQAVARVPVGGVTEPIRSERGVEMLVVCAHRPAQGEMPTREQIDDTLYEQQLSMMGRRHLRDLRRDAVVVYR, encoded by the coding sequence ATGAAGTCAGATATGCTTGCGAGCGCCGGTACGCCCGCCGGGGGCCGTTTGTTCAGGTCGATACGCGGCGTGGCGCTTGCCTGCATCTTCGTGTCGGCTTCCCTGCCCGCCGGCACGGCCATCGCCCAGGACACGAACCAGACGACGGATTCGCAAGCCATTGCGGCGATCGTCAACGACCAGATCATTTCGTCCTACGATCTCGAGCAGCGGGTGAAGCTCGTTATGGTCAGTTCCGGCATTCCCAATACGCCCGAAAACGTTTCGCGTATTCGCGACCAGGTGTTGCGCTCGCTTGTCGACGAATATCTTCAAAGGCAGGAAGCGCGACGGCTGAACATTAACGTTACACAGGAAGAACTGAACACCGCGCTCGGACGGATCGCACAGCGCTCGAACATGACGGTCGAGCAGATCGAAGAGTTTCTCAAGGAAGGCGGCGTGTCGAGATCGGCGCTGGAGGCGCAGATTGCCTCCGACATCGCCTGGAACCGCGTCGTTCAGCAGCAGTTCGGCGGGCTCGTGACCGTCGGGCAAAATGAAATCGATGAGGTGTTGCGGCGGCTGGAAGAAGAAGCCGACCAGCCGCGTTACCTCATTTCCGAAATTCTGATCACGTTCGACAGCCCCGGACATGCCGAGGAAATCGCCGCCGGAACGCAGCGCCTTGTCGAACAGATGCGCGAGGGGGCGCCGTTCGAGGCGGTGGCGCGGCAATTCAGTCAGTCGGCCTCCGCCGCCAATGGCGGCGATATCGGATGGGTACATGCAAGCCAGCTTCCCGACGGTGTCGGCGATGTCGTGGCCAACATGCAGACCGGCATGATCTCGGATCCGATCCGTACGATGAACGGATTTTACATCATAGAGGTCCGCTCCATGCAAACGGGTACAGGCGCAGACCCGATGCGCGACCAGTACTCGCTGATGCAGGTGCTGCTGCCACTGACGCCGGACGCCGAGGCCGCCGCCGTCAACCGGCGCGCGCGCGAGGCGCAGGAGTTTCGTTCGCAGGTGACGTCGTGCGAAATGGGGGCGGAGTTGATCCGCAAGTATCTGAGCGGCACGTCCTCGCCGCCGCAACAGGTGATTGCCGGACAACTGGAGCCGCGTGTCAGGCAGGCAGTCGCGCGCGTGCCGGTGGGCGGCGTAACCGAGCCGATCCGCAGCGAACGCGGCGTCGAGATGCTTGTCGTCTGCGCGCACAGGCCGGCACAGGGCGAAATGCCGACGCGCGAACAGATCGACGACACGCTCTACGAACAGCAATTGTCGATGATGGGACGCCGTCACCTGCGTGACCTGCGCCGCGACGCCGTCGTCGTTTATCGCTGA
- a CDS encoding MBL fold metallo-hydrolase, with translation MPVWLRRTLISLGVLAVVAGGAYYWLIVESRMPSDAAFALDIGEIRRMVAATPGDKPASVEVERVGAFQFPATAIVAGDGWGSRDMPVFSFRLVYPDTSIIVDTALNEELGQGNLVSFDADAYARMEAAMTSASLIVITHEHMDHIGGLTAHPDLEAVLPSTKLTREQVENPARSVPARFPDGALDGYQPLEYEQYRVVAPGVALIKAPGHTPGSQMVYVQKANGEELLLIGDVAWHFRNIELLRERARLVTQFYLNEDRTAVFGQLAALFRLNQAEPDIAIVPGHDAGVVDGLLEAGILTLGFSVE, from the coding sequence ATGCCGGTCTGGTTGCGCCGCACACTGATTAGTCTGGGCGTGCTCGCCGTGGTCGCGGGCGGCGCCTATTATTGGCTCATTGTCGAAAGCCGCATGCCCTCGGACGCGGCATTCGCGCTCGATATCGGCGAGATTCGCCGCATGGTCGCCGCGACGCCGGGCGACAAGCCGGCATCGGTCGAGGTCGAACGCGTCGGCGCGTTTCAGTTTCCGGCAACGGCGATTGTTGCGGGCGATGGCTGGGGCTCGCGCGATATGCCGGTCTTTTCCTTCCGTCTCGTATATCCCGACACGAGCATCATCGTCGATACGGCGCTGAACGAAGAGCTGGGGCAGGGAAATCTGGTCTCTTTTGACGCCGATGCCTATGCGCGAATGGAGGCGGCAATGACATCGGCGTCGCTGATCGTCATCACGCATGAGCATATGGATCACATTGGCGGACTGACGGCTCATCCGGATCTGGAAGCGGTGCTCCCTTCGACGAAACTTACCCGTGAGCAGGTCGAAAATCCCGCCCGCAGCGTGCCGGCGCGCTTCCCGGACGGTGCACTCGATGGCTACCAGCCGCTCGAATACGAGCAATATCGTGTGGTCGCGCCTGGCGTTGCGTTGATCAAGGCGCCGGGCCACACGCCGGGCAGTCAGATGGTCTATGTGCAGAAGGCGAACGGCGAGGAGCTACTCCTGATCGGCGACGTCGCCTGGCACTTTCGCAACATCGAACTGCTGCGCGAACGCGCCCGACTGGTCACGCAGTTCTACCTGAACGAAGATCGGACCGCGGTCTTCGGCCAGCTCGCCGCATTGTTCCGGCTGAACCAGGCGGAACCTGACATTGCCATCGTACCGGGTCACGATGCGGGGGTCGTGGACGGCCTGTTGGAGGCAGGTATTCTGACGCTCGGCTTCTCGGTCGAATAG
- a CDS encoding DNA polymerase III subunit chi: MTEVLFYHLQNAPLERVLPQLLERSLERGWQAVVRAGGAERLEALNNALWTYSDDSFLPHGSRDDGPPETTPIFLTTGDENPNGAKVLFLVDGAAPGPLDGYERCVLMFDGRDDLAVGAAREHWKVLKAEGHDATYWQQNDAGKWEKRA, encoded by the coding sequence ATGACAGAGGTGCTGTTTTACCATCTGCAGAACGCGCCGCTGGAGCGTGTATTGCCGCAATTGCTGGAGCGTTCGCTGGAGCGCGGCTGGCAGGCGGTGGTCCGCGCCGGTGGCGCCGAGCGGCTCGAAGCGCTCAACAATGCACTCTGGACCTATAGCGACGACAGCTTCCTGCCGCATGGCAGCCGCGACGATGGCCCCCCCGAGACAACGCCGATTTTCCTGACGACCGGGGACGAAAATCCCAATGGCGCCAAGGTGTTGTTCCTGGTCGACGGCGCTGCGCCCGGCCCGCTTGACGGTTATGAGCGTTGCGTTCTGATGTTCGACGGTCGCGACGACCTGGCGGTTGGCGCGGCGCGCGAACACTGGAAGGTATTGAAGGCCGAAGGTCACGATGCGACCTATTGGCAACAGAACGATGCCGGAAAGTGGGAGAAGAGAGCCTGA
- a CDS encoding ectonucleotide pyrophosphatase/phosphodiesterase → MFRKAQCWLIAALACVAIDGGPASASTADRTVVVALFDGFAPAMVKSTDTPNLDRMQAEGAWSHRLAPVFPSVSLTNHVSFTTGCWPAGHGILSNIFFDPKRGRFDHSYDADWRTGCETMWEAAERQGVVAAALQIAGRGSGTRGKLATHANWPRPHMTDDQVVERAIELLSMKGADRPRLIALYFTGPDGTAHRTGTLSANTLTVVRRSDAIVGKLMKAIRALPREREATLIVGTDHGMMDVGPLINIARIMNKHEIKGRVAAAGASAYIYLNKNEDAARVERVLKGYGSAFDVYRRGSHPAFAKLGTGPRTGDLLLVAKAPHWIEGPEVFPDYAHMLGVTTVWPEIFTPPVSVQRAAHGYDPATVTQMHGIFYAWGSGVAKGKRFGRIDIVDVHPTVMALLGLKPGKGAQGKALALGR, encoded by the coding sequence ATGTTCCGAAAGGCGCAATGCTGGCTGATCGCGGCGCTCGCCTGCGTTGCGATTGATGGTGGGCCGGCTTCGGCGAGCACGGCGGATCGAACGGTCGTCGTTGCGCTTTTCGACGGTTTTGCGCCCGCGATGGTGAAGTCGACCGACACGCCGAATCTCGACCGGATGCAGGCCGAGGGCGCCTGGTCGCACCGGCTGGCGCCGGTTTTTCCATCCGTGTCGCTGACCAATCATGTGAGTTTCACCACCGGCTGCTGGCCCGCGGGCCACGGCATTCTCTCCAATATCTTTTTCGATCCGAAACGCGGCCGCTTCGATCACAGCTACGACGCCGACTGGCGGACCGGCTGCGAAACCATGTGGGAGGCGGCGGAGCGGCAAGGCGTTGTGGCGGCGGCCTTGCAGATCGCCGGTCGCGGCTCGGGCACCAGAGGCAAGCTTGCAACGCATGCGAACTGGCCGAGACCGCACATGACCGACGATCAGGTTGTCGAACGGGCGATCGAACTTCTGTCGATGAAAGGCGCCGATCGCCCGCGATTGATCGCGCTCTATTTCACGGGACCCGACGGCACGGCACATCGGACGGGCACACTATCCGCCAATACGCTGACAGTCGTACGCCGGAGCGACGCAATCGTCGGTAAGCTGATGAAAGCAATCCGTGCATTGCCGCGCGAACGCGAGGCGACGCTCATCGTCGGCACCGATCACGGCATGATGGATGTCGGGCCGCTGATCAACATTGCCCGCATCATGAACAAGCACGAAATCAAGGGCAGGGTCGCCGCAGCCGGGGCAAGCGCCTATATTTACCTCAACAAGAACGAGGATGCTGCCCGTGTCGAGCGGGTCTTGAAGGGATACGGCTCTGCCTTCGACGTTTACCGCAGGGGATCGCATCCGGCTTTTGCGAAGCTCGGCACGGGGCCGCGCACAGGCGACCTCTTGCTGGTTGCAAAAGCGCCGCACTGGATCGAGGGACCGGAAGTATTTCCCGACTACGCCCATATGCTCGGCGTCACGACCGTGTGGCCGGAAATTTTCACGCCACCCGTGAGCGTGCAACGCGCGGCACATGGCTACGATCCCGCCACAGTGACGCAGATGCACGGCATCTTCTATGCCTGGGGTTCAGGCGTCGCGAAAGGCAAGCGGTTCGGCCGCATCGACATTGTCGACGTCCATCCGACCGTCATGGCGTTGCTCGGTCTGAAGCCCGGAAAGGGCGCCCAAGGCAAGGCGCTCGCGCTCGGCCGCTAG
- a CDS encoding leucyl aminopeptidase — translation MNISFADISLAKPGALAVLVTEGASPRGAAADLDGKTGGALKRAMKAAGFSGKAGSVLEVIGTRGVAAGRILLVGLGKSADLSAAGMEKAGGELIGRIEKTKETSLSIVLDGISAAKLPAGEAAARIAFGARLRAYRFDKYKTKKKTDESKAGLKSLTVMTRAAASARKDYATLSKIADGMFLTRELVNEPPNVLFPGEFAKRARALSKLGVKVEVLGEAQMKKLGMGALLGVGHGSQHESHLVVMRWTGGKAGEKPVAFVGKGVCFDTGGISLKPPAGMEDMKGDMGGAACVTGLMHALAARKAKVNAVGVIGLVENMPDGKAQRPGDIVTSMSGQTIEIINTDAEGRLVLADALWYTQNRFKPKFMVDLATLTGAIMVALGKEYAGLFSNNDKLSKQLSEAGEAESEKVWRMPMGAAYDKQIDSQFADMKNTGGRDGGSITAAQFLERFVNKTTWAHLDIAGTAMASPKTAINQSWGSGWGVRLLNRLVADHYEA, via the coding sequence ATGAATATTTCCTTTGCCGACATCTCGCTCGCAAAGCCTGGGGCGCTCGCCGTGCTGGTGACCGAAGGCGCGTCGCCGCGCGGTGCCGCCGCCGATCTTGACGGCAAGACCGGTGGCGCGCTGAAGCGGGCGATGAAGGCGGCCGGCTTCTCCGGCAAGGCCGGTTCGGTTCTGGAAGTCATCGGCACACGCGGCGTTGCCGCCGGACGCATCCTTCTCGTCGGTCTCGGTAAATCGGCCGACCTGTCTGCTGCCGGTATGGAGAAGGCGGGCGGCGAATTGATCGGCCGCATCGAAAAGACGAAGGAAACGTCGCTGTCGATCGTGCTCGACGGCATTTCGGCCGCGAAGCTGCCGGCGGGCGAAGCGGCGGCCCGCATAGCTTTCGGCGCCCGGCTGCGCGCCTACCGCTTCGACAAGTACAAGACGAAAAAGAAAACCGATGAATCAAAGGCCGGCCTCAAATCGCTGACCGTGATGACGCGCGCTGCCGCATCCGCTCGCAAGGACTATGCGACGCTGTCGAAGATCGCCGACGGCATGTTCCTGACGCGCGAGCTCGTCAACGAGCCACCGAATGTTCTGTTCCCCGGTGAGTTCGCAAAGCGCGCCCGTGCGCTGTCCAAACTCGGCGTAAAGGTCGAGGTGCTTGGCGAAGCGCAGATGAAGAAACTCGGCATGGGCGCGCTGCTCGGTGTCGGACATGGCAGCCAGCACGAAAGCCATCTCGTCGTCATGCGCTGGACGGGCGGCAAGGCGGGCGAGAAGCCGGTGGCCTTTGTCGGCAAGGGCGTTTGCTTCGACACCGGCGGTATCTCGCTGAAACCGCCGGCCGGCATGGAGGACATGAAAGGCGACATGGGCGGCGCGGCCTGCGTCACCGGCTTGATGCATGCGCTTGCCGCGCGCAAGGCGAAGGTCAACGCGGTCGGCGTCATCGGTCTCGTCGAGAACATGCCGGACGGCAAGGCGCAGCGGCCCGGCGACATCGTTACCTCCATGTCGGGGCAGACCATCGAAATCATCAACACCGATGCCGAAGGCCGCCTCGTGCTCGCCGACGCGCTCTGGTACACGCAAAATCGTTTCAAGCCGAAATTCATGGTCGATCTCGCGACGCTGACAGGCGCGATTATGGTCGCCCTCGGCAAGGAGTACGCCGGGCTCTTTTCCAACAACGACAAGCTGTCGAAGCAATTGTCCGAGGCCGGCGAGGCCGAGAGCGAGAAGGTCTGGCGCATGCCGATGGGCGCCGCCTACGACAAGCAGATCGATTCGCAGTTTGCGGACATGAAAAACACCGGCGGCCGCGATGGCGGTTCGATCACCGCGGCGCAGTTTCTCGAACGCTTCGTCAACAAGACCACTTGGGCGCATCTCGACATCGCCGGCACGGCGATGGCCTCACCCAAAACCGCGATCAACCAGAGCTGGGGTTCGGGTTGGGGTGTGCGCCTGCTCAACCGCCTGGTCGCCGACCACTACGAAGCGTGA